From one Coffea eugenioides isolate CCC68of chromosome 11, Ceug_1.0, whole genome shotgun sequence genomic stretch:
- the LOC113753498 gene encoding serine/threonine-protein phosphatase 2A activator isoform X2, with translation MDEKEAPPQPPPTAFPHHHFSPSTTCINCGGPTAYPTPPPPSSNPTYIPIRFPAVNLPTNPTNTKEAIMRTPVPQSQKVVPLQPPYSFQTPVKIISSQNDIVRLHSSPTFANFLGFVVSLSESIKSHKLSDPCHVSPAVCTIVDVIEKLIAFVDEIPPVPQSARYGNVAYRTWHDRMSSDAESFMLLLLSPDLRDAAVELVPYFTDSFGNSSRIDYGTGHETNFAAWLYCLARLQIVKEEDYQALVSRVFVKYLELMRKLQLTYSLEPAGSHGVWGLDDYHFLPFIFGSSQLIDHKYMKPKSIHNEDILENFASEYLYLSCIVFIKKVKKGLFAEHSPMLDDISGVPNWKKVNSGLLKMYKVEVLQKVPIMQHFLFGSIIKW, from the exons ATGGACGAAAAAGAAGCGCCACCTCAACCACCGCCGACCGCCTTTCCTCACCACCACTTCTCTCCTTCAACTACATGCATAAACTGCGGCGGGCCCACCGCCTACCCTACGCCACCGCCGCCTTCCTCCAACCCAACCTATATCCCCATCCGCTTCCCGGCCGTCAATCTTCCTACGAATCCAACCAACACCAAAGAAGCCATTATGCGAACTCCGGTGCCACAGTCCCAAAAAGTGGTCCCGCTTCAACCACCTTACAGCTTCCAAACCCCAGTCAAGATAATCTCCAGCCAGAACGACATCGTCCGGCTCCACTCCTCTCCTACTTTCGCCAACTTCCTCGGCTTCGTCGTTTCCCTTTCCGAATCCATCAAATCTCACAAGCTCTCTGATCCCTGCCACGTGTCTCCCGCCGTCTGCACGATCGTTGATGTGATCGAGAAGCTAATCGCGTTCGTCGATGAAATTCCTCCGGTACCCCAGTCTGCTCGCTACGGCAACGTGGCGTACCGGACGTGGCACGATCGCATGAGCTCTGATGCTGAGTCGTTTATGCTGCTGTTGCTTTCTCCCGATCTTCGTGATGCGGCTGTTGAATTAGTGCCCTATTTTACCGACAGCTTCGGCAATTCAAGTCGCATTGATTACG GTACTGGTCATGAAACAAACTTTGCAGCATGGTTGTACTGCTTAGCGAGATTGCAAATAGTTAAAGAAGAAGATTATCAAGCACTAGTTTCCCGGGTTTTTGTGAAGTACTTGGAGTTGATGCGGAAGTTGCAGTTGACTTATTCTCTCGAGCCTGCAGGATCCCATGGAGTATGGGGGCTTGATGACTATCACTTTTTACCtttcatatttgggtcttcacaGTTGATTGACCACAAGTATATGAAGCCGAAATCAATTCATAATGAGGATATATTAGAGAATTTCGCAAGTGAATATTTGTACCTTTCATGTATTGTATTTATAAAGAAGGTTAAAAAGGGATTGTTTGCTGAGCATTCACCAATGCTGGATGATATTAGTGGTGTGCCAAATTGGAAGAAGGTTAATAGTGGGCTCTTAAAGATGTATAAAGTGGAAGTTTTGCAGAAGGTTCCTATCATGCAACATTTTCTCTTTGGCTCCATTATCAAATGGTAA
- the LOC113753498 gene encoding serine/threonine-protein phosphatase 2A activator isoform X1, with translation MDEKEAPPQPPPTAFPHHHFSPSTTCINCGGPTAYPTPPPPSSNPTYIPIRFPAVNLPTNPTNTKEAIMRTPVPQSQKVVPLQPPYSFQTPVKIISSQNDIVRLHSSPTFANFLGFVVSLSESIKSHKLSDPCHVSPAVCTIVDVIEKLIAFVDEIPPVPQSARYGNVAYRTWHDRMSSDAESFMLLLLSPDLRDAAVELVPYFTDSFGNSSRIDYGTGHETNFAAWLYCLARLQIVKEEDYQALVSRVFVKYLELMRKLQLTYSLEPAGSHGVWGLDDYHFLPFIFGSSQLIDHKYMKPKSIHNEDILENFASEYLYLSCIVFIKKVKKGLFAEHSPMLDDISGVPNWKKVNSGLLKMYKVEVLQKVPIMQHFLFGSIIKWE, from the exons ATGGACGAAAAAGAAGCGCCACCTCAACCACCGCCGACCGCCTTTCCTCACCACCACTTCTCTCCTTCAACTACATGCATAAACTGCGGCGGGCCCACCGCCTACCCTACGCCACCGCCGCCTTCCTCCAACCCAACCTATATCCCCATCCGCTTCCCGGCCGTCAATCTTCCTACGAATCCAACCAACACCAAAGAAGCCATTATGCGAACTCCGGTGCCACAGTCCCAAAAAGTGGTCCCGCTTCAACCACCTTACAGCTTCCAAACCCCAGTCAAGATAATCTCCAGCCAGAACGACATCGTCCGGCTCCACTCCTCTCCTACTTTCGCCAACTTCCTCGGCTTCGTCGTTTCCCTTTCCGAATCCATCAAATCTCACAAGCTCTCTGATCCCTGCCACGTGTCTCCCGCCGTCTGCACGATCGTTGATGTGATCGAGAAGCTAATCGCGTTCGTCGATGAAATTCCTCCGGTACCCCAGTCTGCTCGCTACGGCAACGTGGCGTACCGGACGTGGCACGATCGCATGAGCTCTGATGCTGAGTCGTTTATGCTGCTGTTGCTTTCTCCCGATCTTCGTGATGCGGCTGTTGAATTAGTGCCCTATTTTACCGACAGCTTCGGCAATTCAAGTCGCATTGATTACG GTACTGGTCATGAAACAAACTTTGCAGCATGGTTGTACTGCTTAGCGAGATTGCAAATAGTTAAAGAAGAAGATTATCAAGCACTAGTTTCCCGGGTTTTTGTGAAGTACTTGGAGTTGATGCGGAAGTTGCAGTTGACTTATTCTCTCGAGCCTGCAGGATCCCATGGAGTATGGGGGCTTGATGACTATCACTTTTTACCtttcatatttgggtcttcacaGTTGATTGACCACAAGTATATGAAGCCGAAATCAATTCATAATGAGGATATATTAGAGAATTTCGCAAGTGAATATTTGTACCTTTCATGTATTGTATTTATAAAGAAGGTTAAAAAGGGATTGTTTGCTGAGCATTCACCAATGCTGGATGATATTAGTGGTGTGCCAAATTGGAAGAAGGTTAATAGTGGGCTCTTAAAGATGTATAAAGTGGAAGTTTTGCAGAAGGTTCCTATCATGCAACATTTTCTCTTTGGCTCCATTATCAAATG GGAATAA